The following are from one region of the Stanieria sp. NIES-3757 genome:
- a CDS encoding sulfatase, whose amino-acid sequence MFKQIWKIMIALAIALTFILQTAISPVLAQEILPHPPKPFKGKIGLTYKTSEPIKSQLKLPETFGIENAPNILLVLIDDAGYGQFGSFGGSIPTPTMDRVVKNGLQYTQFHTTALCSPTRAALLTGRNHHSVGNGVITEGGTGFPGYSGVIPSDAATFAQILQANGYATAWFGKNHNVPDWESSMAGPFDRWPRGLGFDYFYGFVGGDTDQYTPALVENTTRIEPPKTNADGSPYHLTTDLADHAINYIQQLNAVSPQKPFFTYFATGATHAPHQVPQEWSDKFKGQFDMGWDKYREQTFERQKKLGVIPADAQLTPRPDSLPAWDSLSPEEQKVYARMMEVFAAFTAQTDYEVGRVIDAINKLGKLDNTLIFYIAGDNGSSAEGGFEGLLNEMTFFNALPESLADKEAAIDDLGGAQYYNHFPAAWAWAMDTPFQWTKQIASHFGGTRNGMGISWPARIKDKGGKRYQFGHVIDIAPTILEAVGIPEPVQVNGIGQKPIEGTSLVYTFDDAKASTRHTTQYFEMLGNQGIYSDGWMASALWSEPWNPNPPTDKDLLNLDWELYHVDEDFTQAVDLADQMPEKLQEMKDLFYAEAAKYSVLPLDGRKTERLDVANRPSLTEGRTHFVYPKGIRLPEGSTPDLKHVNHTITVDVTIPDEGAEGMLATLGGRFAGYGLFIQDNKLVYHYNLAGVERYDVVSDRDVPTGNITLKAEYKTDADQPYAGATVTLYANNRKIGQGRVEKTLPNRITLDETFDVGFDTGTPVKESYKLPFTFTGKLKQVAINLNA is encoded by the coding sequence ATGTTCAAACAAATCTGGAAAATTATGATCGCATTGGCGATCGCCCTAACTTTTATCTTACAAACCGCCATATCCCCGGTTTTAGCACAGGAAATTTTACCCCATCCTCCCAAACCATTTAAAGGCAAAATAGGTCTTACTTATAAAACATCCGAACCGATTAAGTCCCAACTCAAGCTGCCCGAAACTTTTGGCATCGAAAATGCTCCCAACATTCTGTTGGTACTGATCGATGATGCCGGTTACGGACAGTTTGGCAGCTTTGGCGGCAGCATTCCCACCCCGACGATGGATCGGGTGGTTAAAAATGGACTGCAATATACTCAGTTTCATACCACTGCCCTTTGTTCACCCACTCGTGCTGCCCTGTTGACGGGACGCAACCATCACTCGGTAGGCAATGGAGTGATTACCGAAGGAGGTACGGGATTTCCTGGTTATTCTGGCGTAATTCCCAGTGATGCAGCTACTTTTGCCCAAATCTTACAGGCGAATGGCTATGCTACGGCTTGGTTTGGTAAAAATCACAACGTTCCCGACTGGGAAAGCAGTATGGCTGGTCCTTTTGACCGCTGGCCCAGAGGACTGGGTTTTGACTACTTTTATGGCTTTGTGGGTGGTGACACCGATCAGTACACTCCTGCTTTAGTAGAAAATACTACTCGTATCGAACCTCCCAAAACCAACGCCGATGGCTCTCCCTACCACCTCACCACCGATTTAGCAGACCATGCAATTAACTACATTCAGCAGCTAAATGCCGTCTCGCCCCAAAAACCTTTTTTCACCTACTTTGCTACAGGTGCTACCCACGCCCCACACCAAGTTCCCCAAGAGTGGAGCGACAAGTTTAAAGGGCAATTTGATATGGGCTGGGACAAATACCGCGAACAGACTTTCGAGCGGCAGAAAAAACTGGGGGTCATTCCTGCCGATGCCCAGCTAACACCTCGCCCTGACTCATTACCGGCTTGGGATTCTCTGTCTCCTGAAGAACAAAAAGTCTACGCTCGGATGATGGAAGTCTTTGCTGCATTTACCGCTCAGACAGACTACGAAGTGGGACGAGTCATCGACGCGATCAACAAATTAGGTAAATTAGACAATACGCTGATTTTCTACATTGCTGGCGATAACGGTTCTAGTGCCGAAGGTGGTTTTGAAGGATTGCTCAACGAGATGACCTTCTTTAACGCACTTCCAGAGAGTTTAGCAGACAAGGAAGCAGCGATCGATGATTTAGGCGGAGCGCAATATTACAACCACTTCCCCGCTGCCTGGGCGTGGGCGATGGATACTCCTTTTCAGTGGACGAAGCAGATTGCTTCCCACTTCGGCGGCACTCGTAACGGCATGGGAATTTCTTGGCCCGCACGGATTAAAGATAAAGGTGGCAAACGCTATCAATTCGGTCATGTCATCGATATCGCCCCGACGATTCTAGAAGCAGTAGGCATCCCCGAACCCGTACAGGTAAACGGTATCGGTCAGAAGCCGATTGAAGGCACTAGCTTAGTATATACTTTTGATGATGCTAAAGCCTCGACTCGTCACACCACCCAATATTTTGAAATGCTTGGTAACCAAGGTATTTACAGCGATGGCTGGATGGCGAGTGCCTTGTGGAGCGAACCTTGGAATCCTAACCCACCAACAGACAAAGATCTTCTCAATCTGGATTGGGAACTTTACCACGTCGATGAAGATTTCACCCAGGCAGTGGATCTGGCAGACCAAATGCCAGAGAAACTCCAGGAGATGAAAGATTTATTTTACGCCGAAGCAGCCAAGTATAGCGTCTTGCCTCTCGATGGTCGTAAGACAGAGCGTTTGGACGTAGCCAATCGTCCCAGCCTAACCGAAGGACGAACTCATTTTGTCTATCCCAAAGGTATTCGACTACCTGAAGGTTCTACTCCCGATCTCAAGCACGTCAACCATACCATCACTGTCGATGTAACCATCCCAGATGAAGGGGCAGAAGGAATGCTAGCGACGTTGGGAGGACGCTTTGCTGGCTATGGATTATTCATTCAGGATAACAAGCTAGTGTATCATTACAATTTAGCTGGGGTAGAACGGTACGATGTCGTTTCCGATCGCGATGTGCCGACAGGAAATATAACTTTAAAAGCAGAATACAAAACCGATGCCGATCAACCCTATGCAGGTGCGACGGTAACTCTCTATGCTAACAACCGTAAAATCGGTCAGGGTCGGGTTGAAAAGACTCTTCCTAACCGAATCACTCTCGATGAAACCTTTGATGTCGGCTTTGATACGGGGACACCAGTGAAGGAAAGCTATAAATTACCCTTTACCTTTACAGGTAAGCTCAAGCAAGTGGCGATCAATCTTAACGCTTAG